One part of the Ornithodoros turicata isolate Travis chromosome 2, ASM3712646v1, whole genome shotgun sequence genome encodes these proteins:
- the LOC135385137 gene encoding kinesin-like protein KIF28P — protein MRKQQVLLWHPEAPKAEPKQFAFDRCYWSHDGYLRLDSGYLAADPEHPHGEHYVDQDKVYKELGRGVLENAWQGYNATLLAYGQTGSGKSYSMIGYGANTGIVPRLCEDLFRGIEARRSLEKYTQYEDNEAQMAQMKQSFEEKLRKAEALRKQDRQRLILEEEKKALPHLSNLNYDPLLSGKIVHLISKGVTTVGKGDADVSLHGAGIQEKHALLKRTEGEVTIERGSTESRVLLNGEPVTGPVVLNDNDRIMFGTSQLYLFVNPRHPQSQDRFTEITYEMAQEEIAIKAGIKMNEDDSIESALLNHDLIQVVPRIDEANAMSEELDKGVHFQVLLLSPQLLGKQLGRTEVYVKVRNTRNGQEFEWTKDKFLSRLFAMKEMYQNYDTGQDWDVEEERDPFLEDPNAEVRIGTVQVYLQPLAYLVDVREQLEIIDFKGEEVGILSIEIVPCSESGHEYTEDDNVFVDSPAELVGRDLHFVVKIVNCRALPQRFTDIRCRYRVFEDQEDNATEVISGTSDPDFNYKKYFSYKPVTTQLVEYLSDSYIAISVWGVQVSRASAIIRAKGKTLRKNFQADLISQTNALMNGFRINGRNVDPNKQSIIVELLLMKKQQARQNQKLENLRKLVESAESHHQKRVPVSIVKDLLLVSSAEAAEQLLSNLEGFEGAGRRGTSICTIS, from the exons ATGCGCAAGCAACAAGTCCTCCTGTGGCACCCAGAAGCACCGAAGGCGGAACCCAAGCAGTTCGCCTTCGACCGCTGCTACTGGTCGCACGACGGATACCTGAGGCTCGACTCGGGGTACTTGGCGGCGGATCCAGAACATCCACACGGAGAACATTACGTAGACCAG GACAAGGTGTACAAGGAGTTGGGACGCGGTGTCCTGGAAAATGCGTGGCAAGGATACAACGCTACATTGCTGGCCTATGGGCAGACGGGGTCCGGAAAGTCCTATTCCATGATAGGATACGGTGCCAACACAG GAATAGTTCCTAGGTTATGCGAGGACCTCTTCCGAGGCATCGAAGCCAGGCGAAGCCTAGAGAAGTACACACAGTACGAG GACAACGAAGCACAAATGGCCCAGATGAAACAGAGCTTCGAGGAAAAATTGAGGAAAGCGGAGGCTCTACGGAAGCAG GATAGACAGAGGCTCATACTTGAGGAAGAGAAAAAGGCACTTCCTCATCTGAGCAACCTGAATTATGACCCTCTCCTGTCGGGGAAAATCGTTCACCTCATCAGCAAAGGCGTCACGACGGTGGGAAAGGGTGACGCGGATGTCAGTCTACATGGCGCTGG GATCCAGGAGAAGCATGCCCTGCTGAAGAGGACGGAGGGTGAGGTCACTATTGAGCGTGGATCGACAGAGTCCAGAGTGCTTCTCAACGGGGAACCCGTCACGGGACCGGTTGTCCTAAACGACAATGACAG AATCATGTTTGGAACGAGTCAACTATATCTGTTCGTGAACCCAAGGCATCCACAGAGTCAGGACAGATTTACGGAAATCACGTACGAAATGGCACAAGAAGAGATTGCTATCAAAGCAGGGATCAAAATGAACGAGGATGATTCGATAG AAAGTGCCCTGTTGAACCACGATCTCATCCAAGTGGTTCCACGGATCGACGAAGCCAACGCCATGAGCGAGGAACTGGACAAAGGGGTTCATTTCCAAGTCTTGCTGCTGTCGCCGCAACTGCTTGGTAAACAGCTTGGAAGGACAGAG GTGTATGTGAAAGTGCGCAATACTCGCAACGGACAGGAGTTCGAATGGACCAAGGACAAGTTTCTGAGCAGACTCTTTGCCATGAAGGAAATGTATCAGAACTACGACACGGGCCAGGACTGGGACGTCGAAGAA GAGCGAGATCCTTTCCTGGAAGATCCGAACGCTGAAGTTCGGATAGGAACGGTTCAAGTGTACCTGCAGCCTCTCGCCTATCTG GTAGATGTCAGGGAGCAGCTGGAAATCATCGACTTCAAGGGCGAAGAAGTGGGTATTCTCAGT ATTGAAATAGTGCCCTGTTCCGAGTCTGGCCACGAGTACACGGAAGACGACAATGTGTTCGTCGACAGCCCCGCAGAACTGGTGGGCAGAGACTTGCACTTCGTCGTCAAGATCGTCAATTGTCGAGCCCTTCCTCAACGCTTCACT GACATCCGATGTAGGTACCGAGTATTTGAAGACCAAGAAGACAATGCGACGGAGGTGATCTCGGGGACGTCAGACCCGGACTTCAactacaaaaaatatttttcttaCAAGCCGGTCACAACACAG CTGGTGGAATACCTGTCCGACTCGTACATCGCCATCTCCGTGTGGGGCGTCCAGGTGTCGCGAGCGTCGGCCATCATCCGTGCCAAAGGGAAAACGCTCAGGAAGAATTTCCAGGCGGATCTCATCAGCCAAACCAACGCCCTCATGAATGGATTCAGGATAAACGGGCGA AATGTGGATCCAAACAAGCAAAGCATCATTGTTGAACTTCTCCTGATGAAGAAGCAACAGGCACGACAGAATCAGAAACTC GAGAACCTTCGTAAACTTGTGGAATCGGCGGAAAGCCATCACCAGAAACGCGTCCCCGTGAGCATCGTCAAGGACTTGCTCCTGGTCTCCTCGGCAGAAGCTGCCGAACAACTGCTCTCCAATCTAGAAG GTTTCGAAGGCGCTGGACGGAGAGGAACATCAATCTGCACCATTTCCTGA